The following proteins come from a genomic window of Melospiza georgiana isolate bMelGeo1 chromosome 3, bMelGeo1.pri, whole genome shotgun sequence:
- the CPSF3 gene encoding cleavage and polyadenylation specificity factor subunit 3 isoform X2: protein MLQKLFTDGFFQTMLKSGHVLGAAMFMIEIAGVKLLYTGDFSRQEDRHLMAAEIPNIKPDILIIESTYGTHIHEKREEREARFCNTVHDIVNRGGRGLIPVFALGRAQELLLILDEYWQNHPELHDIPIYYASSLAKKCMAVYQTYVNAMNDKIRKQININNPFVFKHISNLKSMDHFDDIGPSVVMASPGMMQSGLSRELFESWCTDKRNGVIIAGYCVEGTLAKHIMSEPEEITTMSGQKLPLKMSVDYISFSAHTDYQQTSEFIRALKPPHVILVHGEQNEMARLKAALIREYEDNDEVHIEVHNPRNTEAVTLNFRGEKLAKVMGSLADKKPEQGQRISGILVKRNFNYHILSPCDLSNYTDLAMSTVTQTQAIPYTGPFSLLSYQLQKLTGDVEEIEIQQKPALKVFKNITVIQEPGMVVLEWVANPANDMYADTVTTVILEVQSNPKIQKAAVNKISKKIDMDVYRKRMEIMLQDMFGEDCVSSKDESVLCITVDGKTANISLDTRTVDCEPGSEDDESLREMVELAAQRLYDALSPVY from the exons ATGCTACAAAAGCTATTTACAGATGGCTTCTTTCAGACTATGTTAAAGTCAG GCCATGTTCTGGGAGCAGCCATGTTCATGATTGAAATAGCCGGTGTGAAg CTGTTATATACAGGTGATTTCTCAAGGCAGGAGGACAGACACCTGATGGCAGCTGAGATTCCCAATATTAAACCCGACATTCTTATAATT GAATCCACCTATGGCACGCACATTCACGAGAAGAGGGAGGAGCGGGAGGCGCGGTTCTGCAACACCGTTCACGACATCGTCAACAGAGGGGGCCGAGGCCTCATCCCCGTGTTTGCCCTGGGCcgagctcaggagctgctcctcatctTAG ATGAATACTGGCAGAATCATCCTGAACTGCATGATATCCCCATATACTATGCCTCCTCTTTGGCCAAGAAATGTATGGCAGTTTATCAGACATACGTCAATGCCATGAATGACAAAATCCGCAAGCAAATTAACATCAAcaatccttttgttttcaagcaTATTAGTAATCTGAAG AGTATGGATCACTTTGATGACATTGGCCCCAGTGTTGTGATGGCTTCCCCAGGTATGATGCAGAGTGGCTTATCCAGGGAGTTGTTTGAGAGCTGGTGCACAGATAAGAGAAATGGAGTCATTATTGCAGGGTACTGCGTTGAAGGAACTCTTGCTAAG caCATCATGTCTGAACCTGAAGAGATCACAACTATGTCAGGGCAAAAACTCCCACTGAAGATGTCTGTGGattacatttctttctctgctcaCACAGATTATCAACAAACCAGTGAATTTATCCGGGCCCTGAAACCTCCACATGTG ATTTTAGTTCATGGTGAGCAGAATGAAATGGCCAGATTGAAAGCAGCATTGATACGGGAGTATGAGGATAATGATGAAGTTCATATAGAAGTTCATAATCCTAGGAATACTGAAGCTGTGACATTAAActtcagaggagaaaaactTGCCAAG GTGATGGGATCTTTAGCAGATAAGAAACCAGAGCAAGGACAGAGAATTTCTGGAATCCTagttaaaagaaattttaactATCACATCCTTTCTCCATGTGACCTCTCCA ATTACACGGACTTGGCCATGAGCACGGTGACCCAGACCCAAGCCATCCCCTACACGGGCCCTTTCAGTCTGCTCTCGTACCAGCTGCAGAAACTCACCG GTGATGTAGAAGAAATAGAAATCCAGCAAAAACCAGCCCTGAAGGTTTTCAAAAATATTACTGTCATCCAGGAACCAGGCATGGTAGTCCTTGAG TGGGTGGCAAATCCTGCTAATGATATGTATGCAGACACTGTGACAACAGTGATACTGGAAGTTCAGTCAAACCCCAAAATACAGAAAG ctgcaGTAAATAAGATTTCCAAAAAAATAGATATGGATGTATATAGGAAGAGAATGGAGATCATGCTTCA GGATATGTTTGGAGAGGACTGTGTGAGTTCCAAAGATGAGTCTGTGCTGTGCATCACAGTGGATGGAAAGACTGCCAACATTTCCCTGGACACTCGG ACTGTTGACTGTGAGCCGGGGAGCGAAGATGATGAATCCCTTCGTGAAATGGTGGAACTGGCAGCACAGAGGCTTTATGATGCCCTCAGCCCTGTATACTGA
- the IAH1 gene encoding isoamyl acetate-hydrolyzing esterase 1 homolog translates to MALAEAGARGRLLRWPRVLLFGDSITEFSFQENGWGAYLAERLVRKCDVVNRGISGYNTRWAKLILPRLITESTGADSIAAVTIFFGANDSALKELNPKQHVPLEEYAANLKGMVQYLKSVDITADKIILITPPPLQESAWEKACLAKGDKLNRCNATTGQYAQACVRVAKECGTDVLDLWSLMQKNQDFSSYLSDGLHLSAKGNSFVAAQLWSRLENKLSALPSLLPYWRDVDHTNPEASLL, encoded by the exons AtggcgctggcagaggcgggCGCCCGCGGGCGGCTCCTGCGCTGGCCCCGCGTCCTGCTCTTCGGAGACTCCATCACTGAG tTCTCCTTCCAGGAAAATGGCTGGGGGGCATACCTTGCTGAGAGACTGGTCAG aaaatgtgatgtTGTGAACCGTGGGATCTCAGGGTACAACACCAGATGGGCTAAGTTGATTCTTCCAAGACTGATCACTGAAAGTACTGGTGCTGACAGTATTGCTGCAGTTACTATTTTCTTTGGAGCTAATGACAGTGCTTTGAAAG agctgaacCCCAAGCAGCACGTTCCCCTGGAGGAGTACGCCGCCAACCTGAAGGGCATGGTGCAGTACCTGAAGTCAGTAGACATTACTGCAGACAAGATCATTTTGATAACACCCCCACCTCTTCAGGAATCAGCTTGGGAAAAGGCATGTCTTGCCAAAG GTGACAAGCTGAACCGCTGCAATGCCACCACGGGGCAGTACGCCCAGGCCTGCGTCCGGGTGGCCAAGGAGTGCGGCACGGACGTGCTCGACCTCTGGAGCCTGATGCAGAAGAACCAG GATTTCTCTTCCTATTTGTCTGATGGCCTTCATTTATCAGCGAAAGGCAACAGCTTTGTAGCAGCCCAGCTTTGGTCACGCCTGGAAAACAAACTGtctgcccttccctctctgcttcctTACTGGCGCGACGTGGACCACACGAACCCCGAGGCCAGTCTGCTGTGA
- the CPSF3 gene encoding cleavage and polyadenylation specificity factor subunit 3 isoform X1, which produces MPPLPLMPFRVARAAQARRGGGRRREERGAMAAKRKAEALIPAEESDQLLIRPLGAGQEVGRSCIILEFKGRKIMLDCGIHPGLEGMDALPYIDLIDPAEIDLLLISHFHLDHCGALPWFLQKTSFKGRTFMTHATKAIYRWLLSDYVKVSNISADDMLYTETDLEESMDKIETINFHEVKEVAGIKFWCYHAGHVLGAAMFMIEIAGVKLLYTGDFSRQEDRHLMAAEIPNIKPDILIIESTYGTHIHEKREEREARFCNTVHDIVNRGGRGLIPVFALGRAQELLLILDEYWQNHPELHDIPIYYASSLAKKCMAVYQTYVNAMNDKIRKQININNPFVFKHISNLKSMDHFDDIGPSVVMASPGMMQSGLSRELFESWCTDKRNGVIIAGYCVEGTLAKHIMSEPEEITTMSGQKLPLKMSVDYISFSAHTDYQQTSEFIRALKPPHVILVHGEQNEMARLKAALIREYEDNDEVHIEVHNPRNTEAVTLNFRGEKLAKVMGSLADKKPEQGQRISGILVKRNFNYHILSPCDLSNYTDLAMSTVTQTQAIPYTGPFSLLSYQLQKLTGDVEEIEIQQKPALKVFKNITVIQEPGMVVLEWVANPANDMYADTVTTVILEVQSNPKIQKAAVNKISKKIDMDVYRKRMEIMLQDMFGEDCVSSKDESVLCITVDGKTANISLDTRTVDCEPGSEDDESLREMVELAAQRLYDALSPVY; this is translated from the exons ATGCCGCCGCTGCCGCTGATGCCGTTCCGGGTCGCGCGGGCGGCGCaggcgcggcggggcggcggaAGGCGGCGGGAGGAGCGCGGTGCGATGGCGGCCAAGCGCAAAGCCGAGGCGCTGATCCCGGCCGAGGAGAGCGACCAGCTGCTCATCCGGCCCCT AGGTGCTGGCCAAGAAGTAGGAAGGTCATGCATCATTCTGGagtttaaaggaagaaaaataatg ctTGATTGTGGAATCcatcctgggctggaaggaatgGATGCTCTTCCTTACATTGATTTGATAGATCCAGCTGAGATTGATCTCCTCCTTATTAGTCA CTTCCATTTAGATCACTGTGGGGCTTTGCCATGGTTTTTACAGAAAACAAGTTTTAAGGGAAGGACATTTATGACTCATGCTACAAAAGCTATTTACAGATGGCTTCTTTCAGACTATGTTAAAGTCAG TAACATCTCAGCAGATGACATGCTGTACACAGAAACAGACCTGGAGGAAAGCATGGACAAGATTGAGACCATCAACTTCCATGAAGTGAAGGAGGTGGCAGGAATCAAATTCTGGTGCTACCACGCAGGCCATGTTCTGGGAGCAGCCATGTTCATGATTGAAATAGCCGGTGTGAAg CTGTTATATACAGGTGATTTCTCAAGGCAGGAGGACAGACACCTGATGGCAGCTGAGATTCCCAATATTAAACCCGACATTCTTATAATT GAATCCACCTATGGCACGCACATTCACGAGAAGAGGGAGGAGCGGGAGGCGCGGTTCTGCAACACCGTTCACGACATCGTCAACAGAGGGGGCCGAGGCCTCATCCCCGTGTTTGCCCTGGGCcgagctcaggagctgctcctcatctTAG ATGAATACTGGCAGAATCATCCTGAACTGCATGATATCCCCATATACTATGCCTCCTCTTTGGCCAAGAAATGTATGGCAGTTTATCAGACATACGTCAATGCCATGAATGACAAAATCCGCAAGCAAATTAACATCAAcaatccttttgttttcaagcaTATTAGTAATCTGAAG AGTATGGATCACTTTGATGACATTGGCCCCAGTGTTGTGATGGCTTCCCCAGGTATGATGCAGAGTGGCTTATCCAGGGAGTTGTTTGAGAGCTGGTGCACAGATAAGAGAAATGGAGTCATTATTGCAGGGTACTGCGTTGAAGGAACTCTTGCTAAG caCATCATGTCTGAACCTGAAGAGATCACAACTATGTCAGGGCAAAAACTCCCACTGAAGATGTCTGTGGattacatttctttctctgctcaCACAGATTATCAACAAACCAGTGAATTTATCCGGGCCCTGAAACCTCCACATGTG ATTTTAGTTCATGGTGAGCAGAATGAAATGGCCAGATTGAAAGCAGCATTGATACGGGAGTATGAGGATAATGATGAAGTTCATATAGAAGTTCATAATCCTAGGAATACTGAAGCTGTGACATTAAActtcagaggagaaaaactTGCCAAG GTGATGGGATCTTTAGCAGATAAGAAACCAGAGCAAGGACAGAGAATTTCTGGAATCCTagttaaaagaaattttaactATCACATCCTTTCTCCATGTGACCTCTCCA ATTACACGGACTTGGCCATGAGCACGGTGACCCAGACCCAAGCCATCCCCTACACGGGCCCTTTCAGTCTGCTCTCGTACCAGCTGCAGAAACTCACCG GTGATGTAGAAGAAATAGAAATCCAGCAAAAACCAGCCCTGAAGGTTTTCAAAAATATTACTGTCATCCAGGAACCAGGCATGGTAGTCCTTGAG TGGGTGGCAAATCCTGCTAATGATATGTATGCAGACACTGTGACAACAGTGATACTGGAAGTTCAGTCAAACCCCAAAATACAGAAAG ctgcaGTAAATAAGATTTCCAAAAAAATAGATATGGATGTATATAGGAAGAGAATGGAGATCATGCTTCA GGATATGTTTGGAGAGGACTGTGTGAGTTCCAAAGATGAGTCTGTGCTGTGCATCACAGTGGATGGAAAGACTGCCAACATTTCCCTGGACACTCGG ACTGTTGACTGTGAGCCGGGGAGCGAAGATGATGAATCCCTTCGTGAAATGGTGGAACTGGCAGCACAGAGGCTTTATGATGCCCTCAGCCCTGTATACTGA